In Deinococcus maricopensis DSM 21211, one genomic interval encodes:
- a CDS encoding carbohydrate ABC transporter permease, with protein MLTLKRRRAPRPARRPKRARAALPHEERAVFRGAALPWLFLLPSLLVLGVFIYLPALQTLRLAAYRANVILGTERFVGLANFTELLLSPTYQQVALQTLIFTALTVTLGLLLALGLAWLASRPIRGAGVYRLLLIYPYALSPAIAGTLWLFLFNPEIGVVNQLLGALVGVRPRWLDTPLLAFGLVTLAAIWKGLAYNVVFYLASIQNLPRDVLEAAEIDGATPTQVFWRVVFPLLTPVTFFLVFTNIVAALFDAFALTDILTRGGPYAGHAGVTTFLVYQLYQDGFVNFRAGAAAAQAVLLLALVGGLTWLQFRFGERRVHYGA; from the coding sequence GTGCTCACCCTGAAACGCCGACGCGCGCCGCGGCCCGCGCGCCGCCCGAAACGCGCCCGCGCCGCCCTGCCCCACGAGGAACGCGCCGTGTTCCGCGGCGCGGCGCTCCCGTGGCTGTTCCTGCTGCCCAGCCTGCTGGTGCTGGGCGTGTTCATCTACCTGCCCGCCCTGCAGACCCTGCGGCTCGCCGCGTACCGCGCGAACGTCATTCTCGGCACGGAACGGTTCGTGGGCCTCGCGAACTTCACGGAGCTGCTGCTCAGCCCCACGTACCAGCAGGTCGCCCTGCAGACGCTGATCTTCACGGCGCTCACCGTCACGCTCGGGCTGCTGCTCGCGCTGGGCCTCGCGTGGCTCGCCAGCCGCCCCATCCGCGGCGCGGGCGTGTACCGCCTGCTGCTCATCTACCCGTACGCCCTGAGTCCCGCCATCGCGGGGACACTGTGGCTGTTCCTGTTCAACCCCGAAATCGGCGTCGTGAACCAGCTGCTCGGCGCGCTCGTCGGCGTCCGCCCCCGCTGGCTCGACACACCCCTCCTCGCGTTCGGCCTCGTCACGCTCGCCGCCATCTGGAAGGGCCTCGCGTACAACGTCGTCTTCTACCTCGCCAGCATCCAGAACCTCCCCCGCGACGTCCTCGAAGCGGCCGAAATCGACGGCGCCACCCCCACCCAGGTGTTCTGGCGCGTCGTGTTCCCGCTGCTGACGCCCGTCACGTTCTTCCTGGTGTTCACGAACATCGTCGCCGCACTGTTCGACGCGTTCGCCCTCACCGACATCCTCACGCGCGGCGGCCCCTACGCCGGGCACGCGGGCGTCACGACGTTCCTGGTGTACCAGCTGTACCAGGACGGCTTCGTGAACTTCCGCGCGGGCGCCGCCGCCGCGCAGGCCGTGCTGCTCCTCGCGCTCGTGGGCGGCCTCACGTGGCTGCAGTTCCGCTTCGGGGAACGGCGGGTGCACTATGGCGCCTGA
- a CDS encoding ABC transporter substrate-binding protein, which produces MKRLMLLLALTGTAAAQTTVEFWHSFGDAKRSGWIQARADEYNKAHPGVRVVPSYKGSYNDSLQATILAARQGKAPALVQIFEVGSQLALDSGAFQPISSVKNVDFGDYIKPVLNYYTIGGKVNSLPFNSSSPVLYYNQDLMRKAGLNPKTPPTTFGALLKACQKIQAAKLDASCFGMSLNGWFVEQWMAQQGAVLLNNGNGRQGRATTTNLDSAAARNIFTFFKTLQTNKYYTYTGKLEDWDGSDAIFTNQKAVFHITSTADIGNIRDAARKSGFTMGVGVLPIPDGAKRNGVVIGGASLWISKGISKPQAEGALDFALYMTNTRNMADWHKLTGYYPVRQSSIDTLRKQGWFTQTPLQTVAFNQLTKTVTNAATAGGLNGAAIQTRKIIEEGLQKVLGGQSVDAALQDTKARADAALAEYNANFK; this is translated from the coding sequence ATGAAACGACTGATGCTCCTGCTGGCCCTGACGGGCACCGCCGCCGCCCAGACCACCGTCGAATTCTGGCACTCCTTCGGCGACGCGAAACGCAGCGGCTGGATTCAGGCCCGCGCGGACGAGTACAACAAAGCCCACCCGGGCGTGCGCGTCGTCCCCAGCTACAAAGGCAGCTACAACGACAGCTTGCAGGCCACCATCCTCGCCGCGCGCCAGGGCAAGGCGCCCGCGCTCGTGCAGATCTTCGAGGTCGGCAGCCAGCTCGCCCTCGACAGCGGCGCGTTCCAGCCGATCAGCAGCGTCAAGAATGTCGACTTCGGCGACTACATCAAACCCGTCCTGAACTACTACACCATCGGCGGGAAGGTAAACAGCCTGCCATTCAACTCCAGCAGCCCCGTCCTGTACTACAACCAGGACCTGATGCGCAAAGCCGGCCTGAACCCCAAAACGCCGCCCACCACCTTCGGCGCGCTGCTCAAAGCCTGCCAGAAAATCCAGGCGGCGAAACTCGACGCCAGCTGCTTCGGCATGAGCCTCAACGGCTGGTTCGTGGAGCAGTGGATGGCGCAGCAGGGCGCCGTGCTCCTCAACAACGGCAACGGCCGCCAGGGCCGCGCCACCACCACCAACCTCGACAGCGCCGCCGCCCGCAACATCTTCACCTTCTTCAAGACGCTGCAGACCAACAAGTACTACACGTACACCGGCAAACTCGAGGACTGGGACGGCAGCGACGCCATCTTCACGAACCAGAAGGCCGTGTTCCACATCACCAGCACCGCCGACATCGGCAACATCCGCGACGCCGCCCGCAAGAGCGGCTTCACGATGGGCGTCGGCGTGCTCCCCATCCCCGACGGCGCGAAACGCAACGGCGTGGTCATCGGCGGCGCCAGCCTGTGGATTTCCAAAGGCATCAGCAAACCCCAGGCGGAAGGCGCGCTGGACTTCGCGCTGTACATGACCAACACCCGCAACATGGCCGACTGGCATAAACTCACCGGCTACTACCCCGTGCGTCAGAGCAGCATCGACACGCTCCGCAAGCAGGGCTGGTTCACGCAGACGCCTCTGCAGACTGTCGCGTTCAACCAGCTCACCAAAACCGTAACGAACGCCGCCACCGCCGGCGGCCTGAACGGCGCGGCCATCCAGACGCGCAAGATCATCGAGGAAGGCCTTCAGAAGGTCCTCGGCGGCCAGAGCGTCGACGCGGCCCTGCAGGACACCAAGGCGCGCGCAGACGCCGCCCTCGCCGAGTACAACGCGAACTTCAAGTAA
- a CDS encoding glycerophosphodiester phosphodiesterase — MTPLLLGHRGTPHLHPENTLDGFRAALHAGLDGVELDVRRLGDGTLVIHHDPHLLDGRDLQTLGARTLPAHVPTLDAALAWAASSGAFVNVEVKVDGDLPDDRTVRTLDAIRAYGLTGQVIVSSFSPRALALARAHAPDIERGFLMHRRYRLGAHDLVPAVMRRLDARAVHPHYSLVDAPLMALAAAHGWHVNVWTVNDAAEVQRLRALGVHALIGDHPDVLQCGASTPTHERLTNA; from the coding sequence ATGACGCCCCTGCTGCTCGGCCACCGCGGCACGCCGCACCTGCACCCCGAAAACACCCTTGACGGCTTCCGCGCTGCCCTGCATGCTGGCCTGGACGGCGTGGAACTCGATGTGCGCCGCCTCGGGGACGGCACCCTCGTGATCCACCACGACCCGCACCTGCTCGACGGTCGGGACCTGCAGACCCTCGGCGCGCGGACGCTCCCGGCACACGTCCCGACCCTGGACGCCGCGCTCGCCTGGGCGGCGTCCAGCGGCGCGTTCGTGAACGTCGAAGTGAAGGTGGACGGCGACCTCCCGGACGACCGGACCGTGCGGACCCTCGACGCCATCCGCGCGTACGGCCTGACCGGGCAGGTCATCGTGAGCAGCTTCAGTCCGCGCGCGCTGGCCCTCGCGCGGGCGCACGCCCCGGACATCGAACGCGGCTTCCTGATGCACCGCCGCTACCGCCTGGGCGCGCACGACCTCGTGCCGGCCGTCATGCGCCGCCTGGACGCCCGCGCCGTCCACCCGCACTACTCGCTGGTGGACGCGCCCCTGATGGCCCTGGCCGCCGCGCACGGCTGGCACGTCAACGTCTGGACCGTGAACGACGCCGCCGAAGTGCAGCGGCTGCGCGCACTCGGCGTGCACGCCCTCATCGGCGACCACCCGGACGTGCTGCAATGCGGCGCATCCACCCCCACGCATGAACGGTTGACGAACGCCTGA
- a CDS encoding GntR family transcriptional regulator, whose product MTRPDDRPTPTLPRYLQVQQMLQDIIEGAEYAPGDKVPSERELAEQLGVSRMTVRKAMDNLVRMGWLERDSTAGTRVSAPRVNRVLNDPQLHSITQMVAATGGQAGGRLLEFQVAPASSKVSEVLRVPLGSPVVVLRRLRLVNDVPFCLETSHLPAERVPGLAAEDLAGNQSLYGVLHARYGIDAGEGESTISVSSATAAEAGVLGLAQGEAVLLYRTVVRDRAGAPFEYLKSVNHPRLVAFRVRSLG is encoded by the coding sequence ATGACCAGACCGGATGACCGACCCACGCCTACGCTCCCGCGGTACCTGCAGGTGCAGCAGATGCTGCAGGACATCATCGAGGGGGCGGAGTACGCGCCGGGCGACAAGGTCCCGTCGGAGCGGGAACTGGCCGAGCAGCTGGGCGTGAGCCGCATGACGGTCCGCAAGGCGATGGACAACCTCGTGCGCATGGGGTGGCTGGAGCGTGACAGCACGGCGGGCACACGTGTGAGTGCGCCGCGCGTGAACCGGGTGCTGAATGACCCGCAGCTGCACAGCATCACGCAGATGGTCGCGGCGACGGGCGGGCAGGCGGGGGGGCGGCTGCTGGAGTTTCAGGTGGCGCCGGCGTCCAGCAAGGTGAGTGAGGTGCTGCGGGTGCCGCTGGGCAGCCCGGTGGTGGTGCTGCGGCGCTTGCGGCTGGTGAACGACGTGCCGTTCTGCCTGGAGACGAGTCATCTGCCGGCGGAGCGGGTGCCGGGCCTGGCGGCGGAGGACCTAGCGGGGAACCAGTCGCTCTACGGCGTGTTGCACGCGCGGTACGGCATTGATGCGGGGGAGGGGGAGAGCACGATCAGCGTGTCGAGTGCCACGGCGGCCGAGGCGGGCGTGCTGGGACTGGCGCAGGGGGAGGCGGTGCTGCTGTACCGGACGGTGGTGCGTGACCGGGCGGGGGCGCCGTTTGAGTACCTGAAGTCCGTGAATCACCCGCGGCTGGTGGCGTTCCGCGTGCGTTCGCTGGGGTGA
- a CDS encoding SIS domain-containing protein, whose amino-acid sequence MSSSTQAVVKAAPVNHDRIIEGLHGALQAKTLAAQLGQELAQQVDRIYFIGCGAPNRVMLTLEYWMDHAHTSFQVKRYFPAEFMTLEPHLDERTLVILGSKSGTTQETVEAARYLQNKPCLTVAVTSTEHAPLAQAAQRTLLMGDTEQAHTGMFIVLQALVGGLMHARDGWPHLQNLLTSLDALPEVLVESAQLNDERGRQDADTYQHDKVLYHIASGPVFATAYVFGVCMLMEMQWMHSIPIEAAEWFHGPFEILDATTPVMLLLGEDPSRPLMERAVTFCRKYTDRLMIYDARDYPMTGIHPDIRPIVAPFVLQAALNRFAEHLSERHNHHLDTRRYMWVTEY is encoded by the coding sequence ATGTCCAGTTCCACCCAAGCGGTCGTGAAAGCGGCCCCCGTCAACCACGACCGCATCATCGAAGGCCTCCACGGCGCCCTCCAGGCCAAAACCCTCGCCGCGCAACTCGGCCAGGAACTCGCCCAGCAGGTCGACCGCATCTACTTCATCGGCTGCGGCGCCCCCAACCGCGTCATGCTCACCCTCGAATACTGGATGGACCACGCCCACACCAGCTTCCAGGTCAAGCGGTACTTCCCGGCCGAGTTCATGACGCTCGAACCGCACCTCGACGAACGCACCCTCGTGATCCTCGGCTCCAAATCCGGCACCACGCAAGAAACCGTCGAGGCTGCCCGCTACCTCCAGAACAAACCCTGCCTCACCGTCGCCGTCACCAGCACGGAACACGCCCCCCTCGCGCAGGCCGCGCAGCGCACCCTGCTCATGGGAGACACCGAGCAGGCCCACACCGGCATGTTCATCGTCCTGCAGGCCCTCGTGGGCGGCCTCATGCACGCCCGCGACGGCTGGCCGCACCTCCAGAACCTCCTGACCTCCCTCGACGCCCTGCCCGAAGTGCTCGTCGAATCCGCCCAGCTCAACGACGAACGCGGCCGCCAGGACGCCGACACCTACCAGCACGACAAGGTCCTGTACCACATCGCGTCTGGCCCGGTGTTCGCCACCGCCTACGTCTTCGGCGTATGCATGCTCATGGAGATGCAATGGATGCACAGCATCCCCATCGAGGCCGCCGAGTGGTTCCACGGGCCCTTCGAGATTCTCGACGCCACCACCCCCGTCATGCTGCTGCTCGGCGAAGACCCCAGCCGCCCCCTCATGGAACGCGCCGTCACCTTCTGCCGCAAGTACACCGACCGGCTCATGATCTACGACGCCAGAGACTACCCCATGACCGGCATCCACCCGGACATCCGCCCCATCGTCGCGCCGTTCGTCCTGCAGGCCGCGCTGAACCGCTTCGCGGAGCACCTCTCCGAACGCCACAACCACCACCTCGACACGCGCCGCTACATGTGGGTCACCGAGTACTGA
- a CDS encoding PfkB family carbohydrate kinase: protein MRRLLGLGDNTVDLYLASNTMYPGGNAVNVAVLTARLGHDASYLGTVGDDPAGHLLLNALRAERVDTTRTRQVPGTTSWSRVLHQGNDRHFDGSDAGVSTQWTFTDEDDAFIAEHRMVHSSIYSGLDAHLPRIRAHAPLLSFDFSSEWTDDALQRTAPHLDVAFLSAAHQPHAACVDLGRHLVRLGPAVVVLTRGDQGALAVTHDSVHDVGVLPADIVDTLGAGDAFITGFLNSWYDERDVPLALHDAATQAARNCATLGAFGHGTPIPPA from the coding sequence GTGCGCCGCCTCCTCGGACTCGGCGACAACACCGTCGACCTCTACCTCGCCAGCAACACCATGTACCCCGGCGGGAACGCCGTCAACGTCGCCGTCCTCACGGCCCGCCTCGGCCACGACGCCAGCTACCTCGGCACGGTCGGCGACGACCCCGCCGGTCACCTGCTCCTGAACGCCCTACGCGCCGAACGCGTCGACACCACCCGCACCCGCCAGGTGCCCGGCACCACCTCCTGGTCGCGCGTCCTCCACCAGGGCAACGACCGCCACTTCGACGGCAGTGACGCCGGCGTGTCCACGCAGTGGACCTTCACCGACGAGGACGACGCGTTCATCGCCGAGCACCGCATGGTGCACAGCAGCATCTACAGCGGCCTCGACGCGCACCTCCCCCGCATCCGCGCGCACGCCCCGCTGCTGAGCTTCGACTTCTCGTCCGAATGGACGGACGACGCCCTGCAGCGCACCGCCCCCCACCTCGACGTGGCGTTCCTGTCGGCCGCGCACCAACCGCACGCCGCGTGCGTGGACCTGGGCCGGCACCTCGTCCGCCTCGGCCCCGCCGTCGTCGTGCTCACGCGCGGCGACCAGGGCGCCCTCGCCGTCACCCACGACAGCGTCCACGACGTCGGCGTCCTCCCCGCCGACATCGTCGACACCCTCGGCGCCGGCGACGCGTTCATCACCGGCTTCCTGAACAGCTGGTACGACGAGCGCGACGTCCCCCTCGCGCTCCACGACGCCGCCACGCAGGCCGCCCGCAACTGCGCCACCCTCGGCGCCTTCGGGCACGGCACGCCCATCCCCCCCGCCTGA
- a CDS encoding ABC transporter substrate-binding protein, producing the protein MNGTPLRRWTLLLTLVVTGSLHAHANTLADIKRTGVLRLATEGNYTPFNYYKGKTLTGFEVELGNAIAKQLGVKAQWTTNVFESLLIGLQQNKYDLVIASHGITPERQAAVDFSAPHYCSGGILVSKPGGPRTVADLKGKIVTMGVNTSYLQYVQRLPGIRAVKTFPTTNDQLNAVLAGRADTMVLDRFNAIDASKALPGKLQLGDVIFPERIGMAMSKRNTQLVSAVNAALAAVMRDGTYAKLSTAYFGQDVRCK; encoded by the coding sequence ATGAACGGAACGCCGCTCCGCCGCTGGACCCTGCTGCTGACCCTCGTCGTCACCGGAAGTCTCCACGCGCACGCGAACACCCTCGCCGACATCAAGCGGACCGGCGTGCTCCGCCTCGCCACCGAAGGCAACTACACGCCCTTCAACTACTACAAAGGCAAAACCCTCACCGGCTTCGAGGTGGAACTCGGCAACGCCATCGCCAAACAACTCGGCGTGAAGGCGCAGTGGACCACCAACGTCTTCGAGAGCCTCCTGATCGGCCTGCAGCAGAACAAGTACGACCTCGTCATCGCCAGCCACGGCATCACCCCGGAACGCCAGGCGGCCGTGGACTTCAGCGCCCCGCACTACTGCAGTGGCGGCATCCTCGTCAGCAAACCCGGCGGGCCGCGCACCGTCGCCGACCTGAAAGGCAAGATCGTCACGATGGGCGTGAACACGTCCTACCTGCAGTACGTTCAGCGGCTTCCCGGCATCCGCGCCGTCAAGACCTTCCCCACCACCAACGACCAGCTCAACGCCGTCCTGGCGGGCCGCGCGGACACCATGGTCCTCGACCGTTTCAACGCCATCGACGCGAGCAAGGCCCTGCCCGGCAAGCTCCAGCTCGGCGACGTCATCTTCCCGGAACGCATCGGCATGGCCATGAGCAAGCGCAACACCCAGCTGGTGTCCGCCGTGAACGCCGCGCTCGCAGCCGTCATGCGCGACGGCACGTACGCGAAGCTCAGCACCGCATACTTCGGGCAGGACGTCCGCTGCAAATAA
- a CDS encoding TetR/AcrR family transcriptional regulator: MLSLLYDAGCPPSPRDRILHAALTLLERGGVDAVSTRAISAAAAVQAPTIYRQFGDMQGLLNAVASTGFDTYLALKTAQPPRHDPVEDLRHGWNLHVEFGLTHPHLYTLMYGAPHHSAASPAATRAAAMLHALLQRVAETGRLTVSVDRAAAIIHAACMGITLHLLRTPEHDPQLATLMRDAVLDALLTPGASAAPSAARSARQQATTHAIALLALLPDLPEAFSRAEQALLAEWLRRLT, translated from the coding sequence GTGTTATCATTGCTATATGACGCCGGTTGCCCCCCTTCCCCCCGGGACCGCATCCTGCACGCCGCCCTGACGCTCCTCGAGCGCGGCGGCGTGGACGCCGTCTCGACTCGCGCCATCAGCGCCGCCGCCGCCGTCCAGGCGCCCACCATCTACCGCCAGTTCGGTGACATGCAGGGCCTCCTGAACGCCGTCGCCAGCACCGGCTTCGACACCTACCTCGCCCTCAAGACCGCGCAGCCCCCCCGCCACGACCCGGTCGAGGACCTCCGCCACGGCTGGAACCTGCACGTCGAGTTCGGCCTCACGCACCCGCACCTGTACACCCTCATGTACGGCGCGCCGCACCACAGCGCCGCCTCCCCGGCCGCCACGCGCGCCGCCGCCATGCTGCACGCCCTGCTGCAACGCGTCGCGGAAACCGGACGGCTCACCGTCAGCGTGGACCGCGCCGCCGCCATCATCCACGCGGCCTGCATGGGCATCACCCTCCACCTGCTGCGCACGCCCGAGCACGACCCGCAGCTCGCCACGCTGATGCGCGACGCGGTCCTGGACGCCCTGCTGACCCCCGGAGCGAGCGCGGCCCCCTCAGCGGCCCGCTCCGCTCGGCAGCAGGCGACCACGCACGCCATTGCCCTGCTGGCGCTCCTGCCGGACCTGCCGGAAGCCTTCAGCCGCGCCGAGCAGGCCCTGCTCGCGGAATGGCTGCGGCGCCTGACCTGA
- a CDS encoding aldo/keto reductase family oxidoreductase, with product MTTPAQHAGTFTLGNRTVHRLGYGAMQLAGPGVFGPPRDPDAARAVLREALTLGINHIDTSDYYGPYVTNQLIYDTLHPYPDDLLIVTKVGARRSDTGAWLPAMAPHELESAVHDNLRRLGLDALDVVNLRLMGDGHGPTDASLAEPLTTLVHLKAQGLIRHIGLSNITPTQLAEAQSLTDIVCVQNMYNLAHRDDDAFIDDLARQGIAYVPFFPLGGFNPLQSAALQNVAASLNATPMQVALAWLLQRAPNILLIPGTSSVHHLRENVAAAHLTLPGTALAALDDLGAPHQTHA from the coding sequence ATGACCACCCCCGCACAGCACGCCGGCACCTTCACCCTCGGCAACCGCACCGTCCACCGCCTCGGCTACGGCGCCATGCAACTCGCCGGCCCCGGCGTATTCGGCCCGCCCCGCGACCCCGACGCCGCCCGCGCCGTCCTGCGCGAAGCGCTCACCCTCGGCATCAACCACATCGACACCAGTGACTACTACGGCCCCTACGTCACCAACCAGCTCATCTACGACACCCTCCACCCATACCCGGACGACCTGCTGATCGTCACCAAGGTCGGCGCGCGCCGCTCCGACACCGGCGCCTGGCTGCCCGCCATGGCCCCCCACGAACTCGAAAGCGCCGTGCACGACAACCTCCGCCGACTCGGCCTCGACGCCCTCGACGTCGTCAACCTGCGCCTCATGGGCGACGGCCACGGCCCCACCGACGCCTCCCTCGCCGAACCGCTCACCACCCTCGTCCACCTCAAAGCGCAGGGCCTGATTCGCCACATCGGCCTCAGCAACATCACGCCCACGCAACTCGCCGAAGCGCAAAGCCTCACCGACATCGTCTGCGTGCAGAACATGTATAACCTCGCGCACCGCGACGACGACGCCTTCATCGACGACCTCGCCCGCCAGGGCATCGCGTACGTCCCGTTCTTCCCGCTCGGCGGCTTCAACCCGCTGCAATCCGCCGCCCTCCAGAACGTCGCCGCGTCCCTGAACGCCACCCCTATGCAGGTCGCGCTCGCGTGGCTGCTGCAACGCGCCCCGAACATCCTCCTGATTCCCGGCACGTCCTCCGTCCACCACCTGCGCGAGAACGTCGCCGCCGCCCACCTCACCCTGCCCGGCACGGCCCTCGCCGCCCTCGACGACCTCGGCGCACCCCACCAGACGCACGCCTGA
- a CDS encoding SDR family oxidoreductase codes for MLLITGATGQLGTAVIQQLLRRTPAHHIAALVRDERKAAPLSAAGVHVRVGHYDDPGTLDAAMPGVSTVLLIAGTDEQRRVQQHRNVIEAARRAGVQCLAYTSRDLRDPATLTNTLMLGHVQTEDLIRASGLNHLIFRNILYLDAVLNFVGPDVLDAGIQLPTGDGRVAFALRSELGEAIANALLDEPRGHTTYHLTGSAAYSFADVAAALSDLSGRPVKYTPLTTAAFAERLHARGVPNALAQRIIGFLTDIRHGQEDHVTPDLARLLGRPPAGLHDGLATLFRLPAPHA; via the coding sequence ATGCTCCTCATCACTGGCGCCACCGGCCAGCTCGGCACCGCCGTCATCCAGCAGCTGCTCCGCCGGACCCCCGCCCACCACATCGCCGCCCTCGTCCGCGACGAACGCAAAGCCGCCCCCCTGAGCGCCGCCGGCGTGCACGTCCGCGTCGGCCACTACGACGACCCCGGCACCCTCGACGCGGCCATGCCGGGCGTCAGCACCGTCCTCCTGATCGCCGGCACCGACGAGCAACGCCGCGTCCAACAGCACCGCAACGTCATCGAAGCGGCGCGCCGCGCTGGCGTGCAGTGCCTCGCGTACACCAGCCGCGACCTGCGCGACCCCGCCACGCTCACGAACACCCTGATGCTCGGCCACGTCCAGACCGAGGACCTCATCCGCGCGAGCGGCCTGAACCACCTCATCTTCCGCAACATCCTGTACCTCGACGCCGTCCTGAACTTCGTCGGCCCGGACGTCCTCGACGCAGGCATTCAGCTGCCCACCGGCGACGGCCGCGTCGCCTTCGCGCTGCGCAGCGAACTCGGCGAAGCCATCGCCAACGCCCTGCTCGACGAACCACGCGGCCACACCACCTACCACCTCACCGGCAGCGCCGCGTACTCCTTCGCGGACGTGGCCGCTGCACTGAGTGACCTCTCGGGCCGCCCCGTCAAGTACACACCCCTCACGACCGCCGCCTTCGCGGAGCGCCTGCACGCGCGCGGCGTCCCGAACGCCCTGGCGCAGCGGATCATCGGCTTCCTCACCGACATCCGCCACGGGCAAGAGGACCACGTCACCCCCGACCTCGCCCGCCTGCTCGGCCGCCCCCCCGCCGGACTCCATGACGGCCTCGCCACGCTCTTCCGCCTCCCCGCCCCGCACGCCTGA